In Thermococcus thioreducens, a genomic segment contains:
- a CDS encoding FtsZ/tubulin family protein translates to MRALIIGVGQCGTKIADLFALVDFEALAINTSKGDLDYLKHVPHERRILIGESLTGGKGVNANPILGREAMKRDLPLVMRKVGSIIGYEDIDIFFLTFGFGGGTGAGGTPVLAKALKEEYPDSLVVAIGALPLKEEGIRPTINAAITIDKLSKIADSIIAIDNNKLKEGSDDITRAYERINYTIVERIASLLALVDVPGEQTLDASDLKFVLKAFGSFATVGYAKAEANKVKSLSRLIIKSFESEGLYLEANIESALYGLVAIHGPPETLKAAEIFEALDYLTNKIRGKQIFRGFYPDPREREVEVVTLLSGIYESRSIEDIIITAKRYAQSFMEAKEEAETKKKELLSGLPDFDDVYAKGGSELKEIFPDGVGDIEGVIRKLRRGEND, encoded by the coding sequence GTGAGGGCTCTAATCATCGGGGTCGGCCAGTGCGGGACGAAGATAGCCGACCTCTTCGCTCTGGTTGATTTTGAGGCTCTGGCCATAAACACGTCGAAGGGAGACCTGGATTACCTCAAGCACGTCCCACATGAGCGGAGGATACTGATAGGCGAGAGCCTGACCGGAGGCAAGGGGGTCAACGCGAACCCGATACTCGGCAGGGAAGCCATGAAGCGCGACCTACCGCTGGTCATGCGCAAAGTAGGCTCAATAATAGGCTACGAGGACATCGATATATTCTTCCTGACCTTCGGTTTCGGAGGCGGGACGGGCGCCGGGGGAACGCCCGTTTTAGCTAAAGCCCTCAAAGAGGAGTACCCAGACTCCCTTGTGGTGGCGATAGGGGCGCTCCCCCTCAAAGAGGAGGGCATAAGACCGACCATAAACGCCGCAATAACCATCGACAAGCTCTCCAAGATTGCCGATTCCATAATAGCCATAGACAACAACAAGCTCAAGGAGGGCAGTGATGACATAACGCGCGCCTACGAGAGGATAAACTACACCATCGTTGAGAGGATAGCGTCGCTCTTAGCCCTGGTTGACGTCCCCGGCGAACAGACGCTGGATGCGAGCGACTTGAAATTTGTCCTGAAGGCCTTCGGAAGCTTTGCAACAGTCGGCTATGCCAAAGCCGAGGCGAACAAAGTCAAAAGCCTCTCCAGGTTAATAATAAAGTCCTTCGAGAGCGAGGGCCTGTACCTTGAGGCGAACATTGAGTCGGCGCTCTACGGACTGGTCGCCATCCACGGCCCGCCGGAGACCCTGAAGGCGGCGGAGATCTTTGAGGCCCTAGATTACCTCACCAACAAGATAAGGGGCAAGCAGATATTCCGGGGCTTCTATCCAGACCCGCGCGAGAGGGAAGTGGAGGTCGTTACGCTCCTCAGCGGCATCTATGAGAGCAGGAGCATAGAGGACATAATAATCACCGCAAAGAGGTACGCCCAGTCATTCATGGAAGCGAAGGAGGAAGCGGAGACCAAAAAGAAAGAGCTCCTAAGCGGCCTGCCCGACTTCGACGACGTGTACGCTAAGGGGGGAAGTGAGCTCAAGGAGATATTCCCCGACGGGGTAGGGGACATAGAAGGGGTAATCAGGAAGCTCCGGAGGGGGGAGAATGACTGA
- a CDS encoding prenyltransferase/squalene oxidase repeat-containing protein produces the protein MKKVLALVMIVLMLIPAVSAGAIDGSARFLKDAAKSTQQTREISLAIMALSVGASDLNWDITPDLVTLVNSMLSYQNPDGGWGLYPRETSNVLDTAYAVIALKRAYPHLKTLERLEIKSALNRGLSYLLSAENKAGWGYVPGTPSSCYPTLLALWALGENGYSYNSRVVRNAVEYVENATCDIPEYEALALRLIAYHSIGYQVSNETLESVKELLLNEDGLKMKERAMLTYALVLYTPVDFDTARILIKLESYGKSTNDLVYWMNTPDLFSSTELIATTSYALMALSTTFELPPAKEVKNPYEMPCQELKNMQNPDGGWGLGLNEPSDEKATYYALTAIQACYPEEESIEKALAWTREAFKNDAAWMEKNHRMSVGYYYALKTLLMYSNITTEEKAQAEELIRSVQLDYGLWGNTVLGPQPYETALAIKALRELGVSANDPLIQKAKDWLLSISNGGWGTYVTTEYYSYMLKPDVLTTITVLEALEGIATPEELKPHIEWLIDQRLNGGWPYWKTYYVWEKNREFPGTPTVELTVRATDLLIGYGYNYTNQTLDFVMNARDSGAIDKKTIEIASAIDYLSRFQYVPPVSLYDIRSALDSDVFGIIAPGMDNESVGEIINTLNDLFSGGFIQLNTTSIDEDSYIVMANFGDYPLRPYNPYLKFYVEEGTVTVGNITVPTNKAVVLVPGKTPKGVVLFVLYEPENAGIAKEVFTTGFIRYIRGDAMVLLIENGRVRVIVAG, from the coding sequence ATGAAGAAGGTTCTGGCTCTAGTAATGATTGTTCTCATGCTGATTCCAGCCGTTAGCGCCGGAGCAATAGACGGCTCCGCAAGGTTTCTCAAAGATGCCGCCAAATCCACCCAACAGACGAGGGAGATAAGCCTGGCCATAATGGCCCTCTCGGTGGGGGCCAGTGACCTGAACTGGGACATAACACCCGACCTGGTTACCCTTGTCAACAGCATGCTCAGCTATCAGAATCCGGACGGCGGATGGGGTCTCTATCCCAGGGAGACCAGCAACGTGCTCGACACGGCCTATGCCGTCATAGCCCTCAAGAGGGCTTATCCGCACCTCAAGACCCTGGAGAGGCTGGAGATAAAATCAGCCCTCAACCGCGGCCTTTCATACCTTCTCTCTGCCGAAAACAAGGCGGGTTGGGGGTACGTGCCCGGAACACCGAGCTCCTGCTATCCGACGCTGCTGGCCCTCTGGGCCCTAGGCGAGAACGGATACAGCTACAACAGCAGGGTAGTCAGAAACGCTGTTGAGTACGTGGAGAACGCCACCTGCGATATCCCCGAGTACGAGGCACTCGCCCTCAGGCTCATAGCCTACCACAGCATAGGCTACCAGGTATCCAACGAGACGTTGGAGAGCGTAAAGGAGCTCCTCCTCAACGAGGACGGCCTGAAGATGAAGGAGCGTGCCATGCTCACGTACGCCCTTGTCCTGTACACTCCCGTGGATTTTGACACCGCGAGAATACTAATCAAACTCGAATCATACGGCAAAAGCACAAACGACCTTGTGTACTGGATGAACACTCCGGATCTGTTCTCATCAACGGAGCTCATAGCCACCACATCTTACGCCCTCATGGCCCTTTCAACCACCTTCGAACTGCCCCCTGCAAAGGAGGTCAAGAACCCCTACGAGATGCCGTGTCAGGAGCTCAAAAACATGCAGAACCCTGACGGCGGATGGGGCCTCGGACTCAACGAGCCCTCGGATGAAAAGGCCACCTATTATGCACTGACCGCCATTCAGGCGTGCTATCCTGAGGAGGAGAGCATAGAGAAGGCCCTCGCGTGGACGAGGGAGGCATTTAAGAACGACGCGGCCTGGATGGAGAAGAACCACAGGATGTCCGTCGGATACTACTACGCCCTTAAAACGCTTCTCATGTACAGCAACATAACCACCGAGGAGAAAGCCCAGGCGGAGGAACTGATACGGAGTGTCCAGCTCGACTACGGCCTCTGGGGCAACACTGTACTTGGGCCGCAACCCTACGAGACCGCCCTGGCGATCAAGGCCCTCCGTGAGCTCGGGGTTTCCGCAAACGATCCCCTTATCCAGAAGGCAAAGGACTGGCTCCTGAGCATAAGCAACGGCGGATGGGGGACATACGTAACCACCGAGTACTACTCCTACATGCTCAAACCGGACGTACTGACGACCATAACCGTCCTGGAGGCCCTGGAGGGGATAGCCACCCCAGAAGAGCTTAAGCCCCATATCGAGTGGCTCATCGATCAGAGACTCAATGGGGGCTGGCCGTACTGGAAGACGTACTACGTCTGGGAAAAGAACAGGGAATTCCCCGGAACCCCGACAGTTGAACTCACGGTCAGGGCGACCGACCTCCTCATCGGCTACGGTTACAACTACACCAACCAGACCCTTGACTTCGTCATGAACGCCAGAGACTCCGGTGCCATAGACAAAAAGACGATAGAGATTGCCAGTGCAATAGACTACCTCTCACGCTTCCAGTACGTTCCTCCAGTGAGCCTCTACGACATAAGGAGTGCTCTTGACAGCGATGTGTTCGGAATAATAGCGCCCGGCATGGACAACGAGAGCGTCGGGGAGATAATAAATACCCTCAACGACCTCTTCAGCGGCGGCTTTATCCAGCTCAACACGACCTCGATTGACGAGGACAGTTACATAGTCATGGCAAACTTTGGAGACTACCCGCTCAGGCCATACAACCCGTACCTGAAGTTCTACGTGGAGGAAGGAACCGTCACCGTCGGAAACATCACCGTACCCACCAACAAAGCCGTTGTCCTCGTCCCGGGTAAGACCCCCAAGGGGGTAGTCCTCTTTGTGCTCTACGAACCGGAGAACGCAGGAATCGCCAAAGAAGTCTTTACCACCGGCTTCATCAGATACATAAGGGGAGACGCGATGGTTCTCCTCATCGAGAACGGAAGGGTGAGGGTAATAGTGGCGGGGTGA
- the twy1 gene encoding 4-demethylwyosine synthase TYW1 produces the protein MALTFKSNPNMPEEIARLFKKQHYALVGRHSSVKLCHWLKESIKKDRFCYKQKFYGIHSHRCLQMTPVTAWCSHNCIFCWRPMEGFLGTELPEPWDDPAFIVEESIKAQRKLLVGYKGMPGINMKKFEEAWNPKHAAISLSGEPMLYPYMGDLVEEFHKRGFTTFIVTNGTVPERLEEMIREDKLPTQLYVSLTAPDIETYKGVNVPMIPDGWDKIKEFLRLMGSADTRTVVRLTLVKGENMHNPEGYAKLIKLANPMFVEAKAYMFVGFSRNRLTINNMPRHEEIRAFAEELVRHLPGYHIEDEYEPSRVVLIMRDDVDSHGSGREGRFIGH, from the coding sequence ATGGCATTAACTTTCAAGTCTAACCCCAACATGCCCGAGGAGATCGCGAGACTGTTTAAGAAGCAGCACTACGCCCTGGTGGGAAGGCACAGCTCGGTCAAGCTATGCCACTGGCTAAAGGAGAGCATAAAGAAGGACAGGTTCTGCTACAAGCAGAAGTTCTACGGGATACACAGCCACCGCTGCCTCCAGATGACACCAGTTACAGCGTGGTGCAGCCACAACTGCATATTCTGCTGGCGCCCGATGGAGGGCTTCCTTGGAACCGAGCTTCCAGAACCATGGGACGACCCCGCCTTCATCGTTGAGGAGAGCATAAAGGCCCAGCGCAAGCTCCTCGTCGGCTACAAGGGCATGCCGGGCATAAACATGAAGAAGTTCGAGGAGGCGTGGAACCCGAAGCACGCCGCCATAAGCCTCTCCGGCGAGCCAATGCTCTACCCCTACATGGGTGACCTGGTGGAGGAGTTCCACAAGCGCGGATTTACCACCTTCATAGTCACGAACGGAACCGTCCCGGAAAGGCTTGAGGAGATGATCAGGGAGGACAAGCTCCCGACCCAGCTCTACGTCTCGCTGACAGCTCCGGACATCGAGACCTACAAGGGCGTCAACGTGCCGATGATTCCAGATGGTTGGGACAAGATAAAGGAGTTCCTCAGACTTATGGGCAGCGCCGATACGAGGACGGTGGTCAGGCTCACCCTCGTCAAGGGCGAGAACATGCACAACCCGGAGGGCTACGCGAAGCTGATAAAGCTGGCCAACCCGATGTTCGTTGAGGCCAAGGCTTACATGTTCGTCGGCTTTTCGAGGAACAGGCTGACTATCAACAACATGCCCCGCCACGAGGAGATACGGGCCTTCGCTGAGGAGCTCGTCAGGCACCTCCCCGGATACCACATCGAGGACGAGTACGAGCCGAGCAGGGTCGTGCTCATCATGAGGGACGACGTTGATTCTCACGGCTCCGGCAGGGAAGGCAGGTTCATAGGACACTGA
- a CDS encoding HemK2/MTQ2 family protein methyltransferase, which translates to MPTYYGIKLKLHPDVYEPAEDTFLLAENLAVREGDRALDVGTGTGLIALLMARKARFVLGVDINPLAVELARENARLNGIQNIEFRLSDLFENVSGKFDVITFNAPYLPGEPEEPIDLALVGGKSGREVLDRFIREVPEYLKPCGVVQIVQSSITGVDETIKQLEKAGLRGKIAARMHVFFEDIVLINATLSDCV; encoded by the coding sequence ATGCCCACCTATTACGGTATCAAACTCAAGCTTCATCCAGATGTCTATGAACCAGCCGAAGACACGTTCCTCTTAGCGGAGAACCTCGCGGTCAGGGAAGGCGACAGGGCACTCGACGTCGGCACGGGCACAGGGCTGATAGCCCTTCTGATGGCCAGAAAAGCCCGCTTCGTTCTGGGGGTGGATATTAACCCCCTCGCGGTTGAACTAGCTAGAGAAAACGCCAGGCTGAACGGCATCCAAAACATTGAGTTCCGCCTGAGCGACCTCTTTGAGAACGTTTCCGGAAAGTTCGACGTGATAACCTTCAACGCCCCCTACCTCCCCGGCGAACCGGAGGAGCCGATAGACCTGGCACTGGTGGGGGGCAAAAGTGGAAGAGAAGTCCTCGACAGGTTTATCCGGGAAGTCCCAGAATACCTCAAGCCCTGCGGAGTCGTCCAGATAGTCCAGAGCTCGATAACCGGGGTGGATGAGACCATTAAACAGCTGGAAAAAGCCGGGCTGAGGGGAAAAATAGCAGCTAGGATGCATGTATTTTTCGAGGACATCGTCCTGATAAACGCTACGCTGAGCGATTGCGTTTGA
- a CDS encoding S8 family peptidase: MGRKDITIALVALIVLSLLGVPATAEKPELVRVIVHVDRGHFNTADVATIGGHVVYQFKLIDAVVVEVPSTAVGRLKKLPGVKMVEFDHKARILAGPPSWLGGGQPSQQIPWGISRVRAPDVWGITDGSGGVIEVAVLDTGVDYDHPDLAGNIAWCVSTLRGRVTTNPAQCKDQNGHGTHVIGTIAALNNDIGVVGVAPGVEIYSIRVLDASGSGSYSDIAIGIEQALLGPDGILDKDGDGIIVGDPDDDAAEVISMSLGGPTDDQYLHDMIITAYNYGVVIVAASGNEGASSPSYPAAYPEVIAVGASDVNDQIASWSNRQPEVSAPGVDILSTYPDDTYETLSGTSMATPHVSGVVALIQAAYYNKYGKVLPVGTFDDMGTNTVRGILHVTADDLGDAGWDIYYGYGIVRADLAVQAAIG; this comes from the coding sequence ATGGGCAGGAAGGATATAACAATTGCTCTAGTGGCCCTGATTGTGCTTTCCCTTTTAGGGGTTCCAGCGACGGCAGAAAAGCCTGAGCTTGTTAGAGTGATAGTGCACGTGGACAGGGGACACTTCAACACGGCAGACGTTGCCACGATAGGCGGCCACGTTGTTTATCAGTTTAAGCTGATAGACGCGGTAGTAGTGGAAGTGCCTTCAACAGCCGTGGGAAGGCTCAAGAAGCTTCCGGGAGTCAAAATGGTAGAGTTTGACCACAAGGCGAGGATACTTGCCGGGCCACCCTCCTGGCTCGGAGGTGGACAGCCTTCCCAGCAGATTCCGTGGGGAATCAGCAGAGTCAGAGCCCCGGATGTATGGGGCATAACCGATGGCTCTGGAGGTGTTATTGAGGTCGCCGTTCTTGATACTGGGGTTGACTACGACCATCCGGATCTGGCTGGTAATATAGCATGGTGTGTTAGCACTCTCCGGGGCAGGGTTACAACAAATCCAGCCCAGTGTAAAGACCAGAATGGTCATGGGACACATGTTATAGGGACAATAGCCGCGCTCAACAATGACATCGGCGTTGTTGGTGTTGCTCCCGGGGTTGAAATATACTCCATCAGGGTTCTGGATGCAAGCGGGAGCGGTTCCTACAGCGATATAGCCATCGGAATCGAACAGGCCCTCCTTGGCCCCGATGGAATTCTCGACAAGGACGGCGACGGGATAATCGTCGGCGACCCGGACGACGATGCCGCAGAAGTTATAAGCATGTCCCTCGGAGGCCCAACGGACGACCAGTATCTCCACGACATGATTATCACGGCATACAACTACGGTGTGGTTATAGTGGCAGCGAGCGGCAACGAGGGAGCTTCCAGTCCCAGCTATCCCGCCGCATATCCTGAGGTCATAGCCGTTGGTGCGAGTGATGTAAACGATCAGATCGCTTCCTGGAGCAACAGACAGCCAGAAGTTAGTGCTCCGGGCGTTGACATTCTAAGCACCTACCCGGACGACACCTACGAGACCCTCAGCGGAACCAGCATGGCAACGCCACACGTCAGCGGTGTGGTTGCTCTCATACAGGCGGCCTACTACAACAAGTACGGCAAGGTTCTCCCGGTTGGAACCTTCGACGACATGGGAACCAACACCGTCAGGGGAATCCTCCACGTTACGGCCGATGACCTTGGGGACGCTGGCTGGGACATATACTACGGCTACGGAATAGTCCGGGCAGACTTAGCCGTTCAGGCGGCCATCGGCTGA
- a CDS encoding 30S ribosomal protein S27ae: protein MGQKWKMYEVQGGKVRRKNKFCPRCGPGVFMAEHKDRWSCGRCGYTEWKRK, encoded by the coding sequence ATGGGGCAGAAGTGGAAGATGTACGAGGTTCAGGGCGGTAAGGTCAGGAGGAAGAACAAGTTCTGCCCGCGCTGCGGTCCTGGAGTGTTTATGGCCGAGCACAAGGACCGCTGGAGCTGCGGTAGGTGCGGCTACACCGAGTGGAAGAGGAAGTGA
- a CDS encoding 30S ribosomal protein S24e: MEIKVTEIRENKLLGRKEIYFDVIHEGEPTPSRADVKGKLVAMLDLNPETVVLQYIRSYFGNRVSKGYAKAYESKERMLYIEPEYILIRDGIITKEEE; the protein is encoded by the coding sequence ATGGAGATTAAGGTTACCGAGATAAGGGAGAACAAGCTCCTCGGGAGAAAGGAGATATACTTCGATGTCATCCACGAGGGTGAACCGACGCCGAGCAGGGCCGATGTCAAGGGCAAGCTCGTCGCCATGCTCGACCTCAACCCGGAGACGGTCGTGCTCCAGTACATAAGGAGCTACTTTGGCAACCGCGTTAGTAAGGGCTACGCGAAAGCTTATGAGAGCAAGGAGAGGATGCTCTACATCGAGCCCGAGTACATCCTCATAAGGGACGGAATAATCACAAAGGAGGAGGAGTGA
- a CDS encoding GTP-dependent dephospho-CoA kinase, whose protein sequence is MMLFVLTPELRRELKVPLGELVEGEIPEPYLRIREELEKARHVVTVGDVVTENVLRLGIKPSVAIYDHKTKRREYNPDIETGAVVMTVQNPAGTITKALLNAIRKGFGLAERGRRVYIKVCGEEDLAAIPAVLYAPLGSIVLYGQPDEGVVLIRVTPECKLKCGKLMSKMEVVRDGD, encoded by the coding sequence ATGATGCTGTTCGTACTAACGCCCGAACTCAGACGGGAGCTGAAGGTTCCCCTCGGTGAGCTCGTAGAGGGCGAGATTCCCGAGCCGTACCTCCGGATTAGGGAGGAGCTTGAAAAAGCGCGACACGTTGTTACGGTTGGAGACGTGGTCACAGAAAACGTCCTCAGGCTCGGGATAAAGCCGAGCGTGGCGATATACGACCACAAAACGAAACGCCGGGAGTACAACCCGGACATCGAGACCGGCGCTGTGGTGATGACCGTCCAGAACCCGGCCGGGACGATAACGAAAGCTTTATTAAACGCAATCAGAAAGGGCTTTGGACTGGCCGAAAGGGGCCGGAGGGTTTACATAAAGGTGTGCGGTGAGGAGGATTTGGCGGCCATTCCGGCCGTGCTCTACGCGCCCCTTGGCTCGATCGTGCTCTACGGCCAGCCGGATGAGGGAGTAGTGCTTATAAGGGTAACACCCGAATGCAAGCTCAAGTGTGGGAAGCTCATGTCTAAGATGGAGGTGGTTCGCGATGGAGATTAA
- the spt4 gene encoding transcription elongation factor subunit Spt4: MTKERACRHCHYITTEDRCPVCGSRDLSDEWFDLVIITEPKKSRIAEKLGVKVPGKYAIRVR, encoded by the coding sequence ATGACGAAGGAGAGGGCGTGCAGGCACTGCCACTACATAACCACGGAAGACCGCTGTCCGGTCTGCGGCAGCAGGGATCTGAGCGACGAGTGGTTTGACCTCGTCATAATCACCGAGCCAAAGAAGTCGAGGATAGCCGAAAAACTGGGCGTTAAGGTCCCAGGAAAGTACGCCATAAGGGTCAGATGA
- a CDS encoding DNA-directed RNA polymerase, giving the protein MYKLLKIKDVVRIPPRMFTMDPKEAAKLVLRETYEGIYDRDEGVILAVMDVEEIGQGVIVPGDGATYHEVVFDVLVWKPEMHEVVEGEVIDVAPYGAFIRIGPMDGLVHISQLMDDYVVFDEKNKQFLGKETKRILKLGDEVRARVIAISIKSRVIRENKIGLTMRQPGLGKKDWIEKEKRREAEA; this is encoded by the coding sequence ATGTACAAGCTCCTGAAGATTAAGGACGTTGTGAGGATCCCGCCCAGGATGTTCACGATGGATCCAAAGGAAGCCGCCAAACTCGTCCTCCGCGAGACCTACGAGGGTATCTATGATAGGGACGAGGGCGTTATTCTGGCGGTAATGGACGTTGAGGAGATAGGCCAGGGAGTCATCGTGCCCGGAGACGGTGCAACCTACCATGAGGTTGTCTTTGACGTCCTCGTCTGGAAGCCCGAGATGCACGAGGTCGTTGAGGGCGAGGTTATAGATGTCGCGCCCTACGGTGCCTTCATCAGAATCGGCCCGATGGACGGTCTCGTCCACATCAGCCAGCTCATGGATGACTACGTCGTCTTCGACGAGAAGAACAAGCAGTTCCTCGGTAAGGAGACCAAGAGGATCCTCAAGCTCGGGGACGAAGTCAGGGCAAGGGTCATCGCCATAAGCATCAAGAGCAGGGTAATCAGAGAGAACAAGATAGGCCTCACCATGCGCCAGCCCGGTCTCGGAAAGAAGGACTGGATAGAAAAGGAGAAGCGCAGGGAGGCTGAGGCATGA